Sequence from the Cucumis sativus cultivar 9930 chromosome 1, Cucumber_9930_V3, whole genome shotgun sequence genome:
CTGATTGGTGGAAAGATTTAGAGCTGCAAACAAACCAACCAAACAATCCAAGTTAAACCATGACTTGCCAACAATCCCTTTATTCTTATCCACATCCATATATCTGTAACTAGCTAGattgaaggggaaaaaaaaagagtcaGTTTCGAAGAAAATCAcactacaaaacaaaatcttcttcaattttctctcaaaGTGAAATTCCCATCTTCCACAAAGAAGAAACAGGAAGAAAATTTTCGTTATCCCCTTGACCCTTATGTCTAATTAATCAAAAGATGCAGACAGAAACACAAAGGGGTCCCAGATGGTCAAAGAAACGAACTAAAATAGAGGATCACTTTTTTCCCAGTTATCCTAAAATTTAATCGAAcatcaaaaaacaaaaacaaaaaacaaaaaaaaaaaaaagaggaaaagaactGAGAGCGAGAGAGAGCGCTGGATGCAGAGGTTTATCGACCGGTTCGTGTTTTTGTGATACGAATCAGTACAAATCCCAAGAAGGGGTCGATGAACCGCTGCCTCCACTGACTCCACCTCTCATTGaatcaagaaaaacaaggaaaagaaaagagacccataaaaaaacaagaacgAACAAAATCAAGAATTGTAAAAAGTTTGGGCagatctaaaaaaaaaaaaagatgaaagacaAAAACGAAAGGACGAAAGAGAGAGAACCCATTTGAATCAGCTTCGCCATTCCCATTGCCATCAATTTAAAGAAAGTGGAAAGGAAGATTGAGGAATCGCagaaagtgagagagagagagagagagagagagagagagagagagagatgggaTGGGTAaggaaagggaagaagaatGTGAAGGGAAATTGGGGAGTTATAAAATGGTTGAAGAAATGGAGTCGAGTTGGGTGAGTGGTGGGATTTAGTCGTCATGAAATCAAGGGCTGAGAATGACCGGAAAATGGGTCGCCGGAGAGAGGAAACGGCAGATTTGATGGCCGGAAGTAACGGACAGTCCAATAATTCTGTAGCAGACTACACCCGCTTTCGCTTCAAGGTTAAAAAAATCACTCGGTTCCTACTTCTACCTTCCTTATTTAGTCCTCCATTTAATTTCCATTCCatttttctaatctttttcgttttcatttttctttctgtttctaaattaagtccttttttaaaaaaaaacaatttctctaatttcAACTTCACCCTTTCATAATTTATATCCAAATAAAACATCATAGTtgattaaaaatcaaaataatatttttcatgtaaaattaattttaacgtgtttttctaaataatttttaaaaggatGATTTCGActaataatattcattttttattatgagtAATTATAAAACgataatctttaaaatttgtaatagatcaaattatgaattttgttgcATCATGGTTACCTTTCCTGTCACTTACCTTTAAGATAATAGCAATCGTTACGAATAATAGACAACGGTACCTACCTTTTTTGTTACTTACCTttgataatgttaatttttagaCCGTTTGATAGAGCACCCTCCCGCTCAACAATACACCACTAGATTTTATCccatcttatatatatatactcgcACATCATaatccttttttatttgtttaattgatggttaatatcaaaatcaaatatatttaggTAAACACTAGTAATAAATAaccataaataattaaacatactaaatattcaaattctaaactGGTGAGTGAAGCCTGTACTTAGTTATTAGATAATATAAGATATTCTAACAAAACAGAGTTGTGTCACCCATGAGGCAGatctagaaaaataaaaacaaatttttttaatattctaaattataaacagaaagaaaaagtaaagaaatctataaatgtttataggctaattagttttctaaaataaaagacaaacaaatTGTTGGAGAAACTTAAATCTTAGCTAAAAAGCTTATAAATTCTTAGGGATGGTAGCAATTcatagttcaattaaataaaaacccaTGCTTTTGTCGAagagtatatataatatataatcttCTTATTGACATTCACccgacaaaatatttgataaagaaCCAAAATTCAAGGATTCTATTTTCCATATACTTCGAAACCTTGTTTTCTCTCGATACCTTGGTATGaccttcttcctcctcctcccaaAGATAGAATTATAGAAGCAAAAAAATCGAAAATTGACCATGCACAAGATCGTCTCTCTATCTTCTAAGGCTTCAATGATCGTAAGGTCTCTCCAATGATTTGGTATGTCATCCATAACAAGTACTTCCGGAATCCATGAACCTTTCTCTTGCATCTTCCATACTTGAATGGAATCATAAGTCATCTCGATGAAGGTTGCATAAATggtttctttaaatttataaaggTTCAAGGACTCTTGGTCAACTAGACCGACATCCAAAATAGTACttgattcaaatttttcaGTTTCAACATCAAAAGCATGTATGACCACCTCGTTCTCTTTAGCTTCTACTTTTCCCAACCAATAGATCACTCCATTCAAATACGCACTGCAAACAAAGACGTGAGATGGTGAAGGCAGAAAAGGTAGGTATCTCCATTTGTTGTCGTTACCAAACCTCAACACATCCATTTCCATTCCTTTCCTCCCTTCTCCTCCTCTAGGAAAAGTGGTTCTAACTCTAAACAATTTGTATTGCTTTGTGGAAATGCCACAACCAAATCCAATCACATCATATCCATATTCATCATGCCAAGGAATTTGAATGAACTCATTCGTCATAGGATTAAATATGCCATGATTATACAAGCCATGATATTCATAATTATTCGTGATAACGTACAACAATCCATTGCATTGGCTTATTATATGGATACTCCAATTGCCATCAAACAATAACGATGGAGATTTCATCAGTTCGGAATCCAAATCAAAGTTTGCATGCAAATGCTTTCTGGAATCAAAATCCATGCATTGCATTGTGGCATTGCAATTAACTTTAGAACTATCATCCAAGAAACTAATAGCTTCATCATTTGTGCAGATAAGCAAAGCCGTAGTAAGACATTGAAATTGAGTAGCAGAAGCATAATCCAAAACTATATGATTCCAAGTTCTACAGACTAACCTACAAATAGGTAAATTGGAGATAACAAGTTTAGAGAAGATTGTTGTACCAATACAAGTTGGAAGTCTTCCCCAATCCATGATCATCTTCTTACTCTCACAAATCATTTTCTCCATCTTCTCCATCTCAtgaaacaaaaccaataattAGGTTTTGTTAAGATAGAACTAATATCATTAGCTTTGGTTTTGGTTCTCTCTTTGTTAAGATATCGCTATGTATGTGGAAACACAATCCCGTATTGTACTCATTCTTTAACTACTCATCCGATGACCTTTCATAAAAATCATCTTAtagtttcaaactttttttattaaaaaagagtttattttttaatttttttactctaatgtagtatatatcaatttataatttgaatttcattttt
This genomic interval carries:
- the LOC101222225 gene encoding uncharacterized protein LOC101222225, producing the protein MEKMEKMICESKKMIMDWGRLPTCIGTTIFSKLVISNLPICRLVCRTWNHIVLDYASATQFQCLTTALLICTNDEAISFLDDSSKVNCNATMQCMDFDSRKHLHANFDLDSELMKSPSLLFDGNWSIHIISQCNGLLYVITNNYEYHGLYNHGIFNPMTNEFIQIPWHDEYGYDVIGFGCGISTKQYKLFRVRTTFPRGGEGRKGMEMDVLRFGNDNKWRYLPFLPSPSHVFVCSAYLNGVIYWLGKVEAKENEVVIHAFDVETEKFESSTILDVGLVDQESLNLYKFKETIYATFIEMTYDSIQVWKMQEKGSWIPEVLVMDDIPNHWRDLTIIEALEDRETILCMVNFRFFCFYNSIFGRRRKKVIPRYREKTRFRSIWKIESLNFGSLSNILSGECQ